From the Aspergillus puulaauensis MK2 DNA, chromosome 1, nearly complete sequence genome, the window GTTCTCAGAGAATACAGTTGCTCATTGAAAATTCCAGACAACTGCTAGGCACACTGAAAGAAACATTTCCGTCCTACGGGTTTGAAGACGGTACAATACCGGCGGCTACTTGTTCCTCTGATCTGCATGATGGCCTGGAAAGAGTCTATTGTGCATGGGCAAAAGCACAGACATTATTACATAAAAACACTGTACCTGATGCAGGTGATATTCAAACGGAGGTTGAATCGGCTCTATTGCACTTCCTTGGGACATCCCAGGAAGTGATGAGCGGTGCCTCTAGCAACTATGGTCTAGGATACCTTTCTCTAGGTATATGTATCGCCGGTTTCGCTGCCTTGCTCTCCCTACCTGCAACGTATAGAGTCCTATCAAAATACCGACACCCCGGCTTGTTTCTGGTGGCAAGTGTTCTACTTTACGGTGCGATGATGTTTGCAAGTAGTTatgtggaggaagagcaacagTTTTGGTACTGGACATTTACCGGATGGGTTTTCTACCTACATGCTAGATCCTTTCGGTTTGAACGAGTTACTCCTGGCATCCAAAACGACCAAGCATCCCGAGTTATAGCGAATGTGGTTACCACGGTGAGGTATATTGTCTTAGGAGCCTCTCATAGACTCATGAGACGCTGGAATCAGACTGGCCAAAAATTTGCCGCAGAGCCTGACATCGCACGGGTATACTTTCCAGGCCATCAGAGTAGCCTTTGGATATTGGTGGGTTTGACATATGCTGGTGTCTATTTACAACTAATGAACGGTTTCTCTCCATCCTGGATGTCACGtctcctctgcctcagcGTGACCGCCACAAGCTTCATGTTCAAGTTGGTTTTTgcggagtcggagtcgccCGAGCTTCTCAATGAAACCGTCTTTGGGGACATCGCGACCTTACTCAGGGGAATGTCGTTAGTCATATATGCGCGAATTGCGATGGCTGGGATTGCTATTCTTCTGTTGTCGACGGCCTTTGCCAAAACCAATGGAAAACTGCGCAGAAACATAGGCAAGTAATGGGACCAAAGACTTTTTTCACGGATGTACTAATGGAAATAGCATCGTCAGGCATTGTGGCCCATGAAGCTCTAACGCTTTTCCTCTTAACCCAGTCAAGGGTAACAAATATTCCGATTTTCTTAATTCTCAGACTACAACTCAAAGTTTTGGCATCGATGAACCTAACATCGGTTGAAATCACCATGACGGCCTTGCTTATGCAATATCTCACTTTTTTCGCCTTTGGTGGTTCGAATGCTATCTCTTCTGTTGACCTTTCCAATGCATACAATGGTATTGGCGATTACAACATCATCTTAGTCGGTATCCTGACATACGTGGGCAATTGGGCCGGTCCAATATGGTGGGTGTCGGCTACTAAGCTTCTAAGAGAAGGCCAAACTTGGGACGAAAGGCAGACTCACATATGTCTTTTGACTTTCCACGCGGCTACAACACTGATATCTGTTATGGCCGCCTGTACAGCGTTGAGGACCCATCTTTTTATTTGGACTGTTTTTTCGCCGAAATATCTATACACAATTTCTTGGGCGATTATCCACCACTTCGCGGTGAACCTATTGAGTGAAATTTCTCAACTTTTTCCCGCCATTACATAGCTATTAGTCAAGACATCACTCCACAAGAACTTCTCTTCATGATATATGTACATACGTTTTAAATATAAGTCTTAAGAGGCATTATCCGTTGCATATCACCATGTCTGTCCATAACCAGACACTACTGGACAAACAAGGGCCTAGCCTGTTTATAATCATAACAGTCCGTTAAAAATGTCGTCGATCgcatttttcttcctctttttctttttccctgaGTCCGAAGCCCTAGCAACGCTAGCCTCTCTCAAAGTGGTAACCATGGTGGTTTCCAAAACCGGTACCGGTGTTTGTTGTGTCTTAGAACTTTCAAAAGCATCCATTCTCTCTCTAGCTCGTGACAGAGCTTCCCCTATATCCTCCTGTTTCCTTGGGCCCCCCATATAGCGTAAAGGATCATCCTCATGGTTAATGCCTCTCCGCGGACGCGATTTTAGTGCTTTGTCAACCCCTGTCACCTTCGAGAGGTCAGAAAGAGTAGCAAAAAGCGCGGTGCCCAGTGTTGAAAACTGAATATCTGCTACGACTACCGAGAAGGCCCTGAGGATTAAAAGTTAAAGGGTTGCTTCGAGACTGATTCTGGAGCGGTCAAACTTACACGTAACATCGCGGTACAATGTAATCTGCCAAATATCGTTTACAGGTCTCAACGGAGGGCTGAGTATTCTCTTTGTTGCTTGGGCCCAAAGTCAGGGCAAGGTTCCATACAGATCGCTTCAGGATAGAAAGCCATTTCCACCATTTTGCCTTGCCATGCTGGTTTCTGTTGCGATGGAATATTAGGTGGAGCATGGAATGGATGCGGAAAAGTTCGGTTTTCTCCATATAATGCCGTCTTATCGGGCAGTCAGAAGAACGCACGCTCTAGGTCACCATGCAGGTAAGTTTGAAGGGCCCACTGAAGAAAGAATTCGCTCTTCGAATTTGGAATCCAAGACGTCCGGGAGAGTGGAATTAAGGTTGAGACCGGCCACCGCAGGTTTCCATTTGGGTTTCCATTGCCCCACAAAACTTCGAGGCGCTCGATAACTCGGGCCGACGCCGCAGGCTGACTTTCTTGGCAACTTAGTAGTTAAGGCCTGGCAAATTTAGCATCAATCGGGACCTTTCCAGTCTGATCCGTCTTCAAAACAATCTAGAGGTGATAAATTATCAACATGGCCAGCTACTCTCCATTGGCCCTTTCCATTATTCCTCGTTATCGTTATTTGTAGATGTGTACTAAAAAGCCCCACAATTGACTTCCAAACGGAGATGAAACCCAACATTTAGACTCAAACCGAGACACCACAGCCAAGCCAACCTGGGCATAGAATGGCCTTCTCTCATTGATTAAAGGAGGAATGTTGGAAGCCCCCAAGCCCACAATGTACATGGAATAAGGAGAACACGTGCACGAAATGAGAGGTGTGAAACCACactaaaaaaaagagagaggaagaaaaacaaatACAATACATGAAAGAAGATATCAACACCGGGGAAATACTCTTGTACACAAACAGCCAGTTCTTTGCTTAGGCGGGAGTGTTTTCTGGTTTCAGAGACGAAACTAAGATGTCTTGGGGCCTTGGTCAGAGATATCCGAATCATACCACATTTTCATCCCAGGGTAGGTGCAAGGAGCGCTTTTCAAACCGTTACCAACTGCACCTAGGGGGCGCCGAGGAGCGAGAGTCCGAACATATACTATTTCACGCTCCGCAGCAGTTGTTCCACGGTCGAATTGGG encodes:
- the las21 gene encoding mannose-ethanolamine phosphotransferase LAS21 (COG:T;~EggNog:ENOG410PHUD;~InterPro:IPR017850,IPR039527,IPR002591,IPR037674;~TransMembrane:12 (i20-45o457-477i489-509o515-532i597-614o620-640i666-687o707-727i739-760o780-801i822-843o855-873i);~go_function: GO:0003824 - catalytic activity [Evidence IEA];~go_function: GO:0051377 - mannose-ethanolamine phosphotransferase activity [Evidence IEA];~go_process: GO:0006506 - GPI anchor biosynthetic process [Evidence IEA]); translated protein: MFYCSQLFKFQQAMTKNAAVPANGLVFVANVLIPIAILVFSFGFFPYKPLIPGLATFGEPNNAPPKVFDKVIFMVVDALRSDFVYSNNSGFLFTQSLIRSGSAIPFTAYAGSPTVTMPRLKAITTGSVPSFLDVILNIAESDTSSTLAYQDTWLAQIRAKGGQLTMYGDDTWLKLFPGMFSRSDGTTSFFVSDFTEVDTNVTRHIPDELVRNDWSALIMHYLGLDHIGHKSGPQSSYMIPKQHEMDSIVTQVYRAIEQEEHLQSTLFILCGDHGMNDAGNHGGSSAGETSPALLFISPKLQALNISRKSPVDVANDLQYYRHVDQTDITPTLSGLLGLPIPLNSLGVFIPEFLAMWHLGSQRIQLLIENSRQLLGTLKETFPSYGFEDGTIPAATCSSDLHDGLERVYCAWAKAQTLLHKNTVPDAGDIQTEVESALLHFLGTSQEVMSGASSNYGLGYLSLGICIAGFAALLSLPATYRVLSKYRHPGLFLVASVLLYGAMMFASSYVEEEQQFWYWTFTGWVFYLHARSFRFERVTPGIQNDQASRVIANVVTTVRYIVLGASHRLMRRWNQTGQKFAAEPDIARVYFPGHQSSLWILVGLTYAGVYLQLMNGFSPSWMSRLLCLSVTATSFMFKLVFAESESPELLNETVFGDIATLLRGMSLVIYARIAMAGIAILLLSTAFAKTNGKLRRNIASSGIVAHEALTLFLLTQSRVTNIPIFLILRLQLKVLASMNLTSVEITMTALLMQYLTFFAFGGSNAISSVDLSNAYNGIGDYNIILVGILTYVGNWAGPIWWVSATKLLREGQTWDERQTHICLLTFHAATTLISVMAACTALRTHLFIWTVFSPKYLYTISWAIIHHFAVNLLSEISQLFPAIT
- a CDS encoding uncharacterized protein (COG:S;~EggNog:ENOG410PRC6), which produces MEKTELFRIHSMLHLIFHRNRNQHGKAKWWKWLSILKRSVWNLALTLGPSNKENTQPSVETCKRYLADYIVPRCYVAFSVVVADIQFSTLGTALFATLSDLSKVTGVDKALKSRPRRGINHEDDPLRYMGGPRKQEDIGEALSRARERMDAFESSKTQQTPVPVLETTMVTTLREASVARASDSGKKKKRKKNAIDDIFNGLL